One Paroedura picta isolate Pp20150507F chromosome 3, Ppicta_v3.0, whole genome shotgun sequence genomic window carries:
- the BRD2 gene encoding bromodomain-containing protein 2 isoform X4, with product MDLGTIKRRLENNYYWSSAECMQDFNTMFTNCYIYNKPTDDIVLMAQTLEKIFLQKVAQMPPEEQEIVLTVAKNSHKKGASRAAALQAAAGAAVHQVPAVSSVSHTQLFSPSTEIPTTVVSIPHPSVIATPLLKPLHATTASPQPVLAVPAPAPPMAKKKGVKRKADTTTPTPTAIIATSGGESSPSAPVLEVKAAKIPLRRESGRPIKPPRKDLPDSQQHQTSKRGKLSEQLKYCSGILKELVSKKHAAYAWPFYKPVDASALGLHDYHEIIKHPMDLSTIKRKMENREYHDAQEFASDVRLMFSNCYKYNPPDHDVVAMARKLQDVFEFSYAKMPDEPLDVSPPSTSLPQPGLLMKSSTDESSSDEEEEEEEEEEEEEGDEDETSSESSSDSEESSDSEEERANRLAELQEQLRAVHEQLAALSQGPVSKPKKKRDKKEKKKKRKKSSEKHKAKAGGGEEARPHQAQLKKPQKAGGISSKNSKKAAASKALPPPVPVLYDSEEEEESKPMTYDEKRQLSLDINKLPGEKLGRVVHIIQSREPSLRDSNPEEIEIDFETLKPSTLRELERYVLSCLRKKPRKPYSETLKKPVGKTKEELALEKKRELEKRLQDVSGQLNSAKKPPKKALEKPELVLQQPQAISASRLSASSSSSDSSSSSSSSSSSDTSDSDSS from the exons ATGGACTTGGGGACCATCAAGCGCCGGCTGGAGAACAACTATTACTGGAGTTCGGCTGAGTGCATGCAGGACTTCAACACCATGTTCACCAACTGCTACATCTACAACAAG CCCACGGACGACATTGTCCTGATGGCCCAGACGCTGGAGAAGATCTTCCTGCAGAAGGTGGCTCAGATGCCTCCAGAGGAGCAGGAGATTGTCCTCACGGTGGCCAAGAACAGCCACAAGAAGGGAGCCTCCCGCGCAGCAG CCCTCCAGGCGGCAGCTGGCGCAGCTGTACATCAAGTCCCGGCTGTCTCCTCCGTCTCCCACACGCAGCTCTTCTCCCCCAGCACGGAGATCCCCACCACGGTGGTCAGCATCCCCCACCCCTCGGTCATCGCTACGCCCCTCCTGAAGCCCCTCCATGCCACAACCGCCTCTCCCCAGCCAGTGCTTGCAGTGCCTGCCCCTGCTCCTCCCATGGCTAAG AAGAAGGGCGTGAAGCGGAAAGCGGAcacaaccacccccacccccacggccATCATCGCCACCAGCGGTGGGGAGTCCTCTCCTTCGGCCCCCGTGCTGGAGGTCAAGGCGGCCAAGATACCCCTCCGGCGGGAGAGCGGGCGCCCCATCAAGCCCCCCCGCAAGGATCTCCCGGACTCTCAGCAGCACCAAACCTCCAAGCGGGGGAAGCTGTCGGAGCAGCTCAAGTACTGCAGTGGCATCCTGAAGGAGCTGGTGTCCAAGAAGCATGCCGCCTACGCCTGGCCCTTCTACAAGCCGGTGGATGCCTCTGCCCTCGGCCTCCACGACTACCACGAGATCATCAAGCACCCCATGGACCTCAGCACCATcaag CGCAAGATGGAGAATCGTGAATACCACGATGCGCAGGAGTTTGCATCAGATGTGCGGTTGATGTTCTCCAACTGCTACAAGTACAACCCTCCTGATCATGACGTGGTGGCCATGGCTCGCAAACTGCAG GATGTCTTTGAATTCAGCTATGCCAAGATGCCCGACGAACCTCTAGATGTCAGCCCACCCTCCACGTCCCTCCCCCAGCCGGGGCTCTTGATGAAGTCCTCCACAGATGAGTCTTCCagcgatgaggaggaggaggaggaggaggaagaggaagaggaggaaggggacGAAGACGAGACTAGCAGCGAGAGCTCTTCTGACAGCGAGGAGAGCTCTGACTCTGAGGAGGAGCGGGCCAATCGCCTGGCGGAGCTCCAGGAGCAG ctGAGGGCCGTGCACGAGCAGCTGGCTGCCCTCTCCCAGGGACCTGTCTCCAAGCCCAAGAAGAAGCGggacaagaaggagaagaagaagaaaaggaagaagtcttcaGAGAAGCACAAGGCCAAAGCTGGAGGCGGCGAAGAGGCCCGCCCTCACCAGGCCCAactcaagaagccccagaaggcgGGAGGCATCAGCAGCAA gaactccAAGAAGGCTGCTGCCTCCAAGGCCCTCCCCCCACCCGTCCCCGTCCTGTACgactctgaggaggaggaggagagcaagcCGATGACCTATGACGAGAAGCGCCAGCTCAGCCTGGACATCAACAAGCTGCCGGGGGAGAAGCTGGGCCGGGTGGTGCACATAATCCAGTCACGGGAGCCCTCCCTGCGCGACTCCAACCCCGAGGAGATTGAGATTGACTTTGAGACGCTCAAGCCTTCCACCCTGCGGGAGCTGGAGCGCTACGTCCTCTCTTGCCTGCGCAAGAAGCCCCGCAAGCCCTACAGCGAGA cCCTGAAGAAGCCGGTGGGCAAGACGAAGGAGGAGCTGGCTCTGGAGAAAAAGCGGGAACTGGAGAAGAGGCTGCAGGACGTCAGTGGGCAGCTGAACTCCGCCAAGAAGCCCCCCAAGAAGG CCCTCGAAAAGCCGGAGTTGGTGCTGCAGCAGCCACAGGCCATCTCAGCCTCCCGCCTCAGCGCCAGTTCCTCGAGCTCCGACTCAAGCAGCTccagttcctcttcctcctcctctgacacCAGCGACTCGGACTCCAGCTAG
- the BRD2 gene encoding bromodomain-containing protein 2 isoform X3, whose translation MASVPALPLASSNPPPPEVSNCKKPGRVTNQLQYLHKVVMKALWKHQFAWPFRQPVDAVKLGLPDYHKIIKQPMDLGTIKRRLENNYYWSSAECMQDFNTMFTNCYIYNKPTDDIVLMAQTLEKIFLQKVAQMPPEEQEIVLTVAKNSHKKGASRAAALQAAAGAAVHQVPAVSSVSHTQLFSPSTEIPTTVVSIPHPSVIATPLLKPLHATTASPQPVLAVPAPAPPMAKKKGVKRKADTTTPTPTAIIATSGGESSPSAPVLEVKAAKIPLRRESGRPIKPPRKDLPDSQQHQTSKRGKLSEQLKYCSGILKELVSKKHAAYAWPFYKPVDASALGLHDYHEIIKHPMDLSTIKRKMENREYHDAQEFASDVRLMFSNCYKYNPPDHDVVAMARKLQDVFEFSYAKMPDEPLDVSPPSTSLPQPGLLMKSSTDESSSDEEEEEEEEEEEEEGDEDETSSESSSDSEESSDSEEERANRLAELQEQLRAVHEQLAALSQGPVSKPKKKRDKKEKKKKRKKSSEKHKAKAGGGEEARPHQAQLKKPQKAGGISSKNSKKAAASKALPPPVPVLYDSEEEEESKPMTYDEKRQLSLDINKLPGEKLGRVVHIIQSREPSLRDSNPEEIEIDFETLKPSTLRELERYVLSCLRKKPRKPYSETLKKPVGKTKEELALEKKRELEKRLQDVSGQLNSAKKPPKKALEKPELVLQQPQAISASRLSASSSSSDSSSSSSSSSSSDTSDSDSS comes from the exons TCCCG GACTATCACAAGATCATCAAGCAGCCGATGGACTTGGGGACCATCAAGCGCCGGCTGGAGAACAACTATTACTGGAGTTCGGCTGAGTGCATGCAGGACTTCAACACCATGTTCACCAACTGCTACATCTACAACAAG CCCACGGACGACATTGTCCTGATGGCCCAGACGCTGGAGAAGATCTTCCTGCAGAAGGTGGCTCAGATGCCTCCAGAGGAGCAGGAGATTGTCCTCACGGTGGCCAAGAACAGCCACAAGAAGGGAGCCTCCCGCGCAGCAG CCCTCCAGGCGGCAGCTGGCGCAGCTGTACATCAAGTCCCGGCTGTCTCCTCCGTCTCCCACACGCAGCTCTTCTCCCCCAGCACGGAGATCCCCACCACGGTGGTCAGCATCCCCCACCCCTCGGTCATCGCTACGCCCCTCCTGAAGCCCCTCCATGCCACAACCGCCTCTCCCCAGCCAGTGCTTGCAGTGCCTGCCCCTGCTCCTCCCATGGCTAAG AAGAAGGGCGTGAAGCGGAAAGCGGAcacaaccacccccacccccacggccATCATCGCCACCAGCGGTGGGGAGTCCTCTCCTTCGGCCCCCGTGCTGGAGGTCAAGGCGGCCAAGATACCCCTCCGGCGGGAGAGCGGGCGCCCCATCAAGCCCCCCCGCAAGGATCTCCCGGACTCTCAGCAGCACCAAACCTCCAAGCGGGGGAAGCTGTCGGAGCAGCTCAAGTACTGCAGTGGCATCCTGAAGGAGCTGGTGTCCAAGAAGCATGCCGCCTACGCCTGGCCCTTCTACAAGCCGGTGGATGCCTCTGCCCTCGGCCTCCACGACTACCACGAGATCATCAAGCACCCCATGGACCTCAGCACCATcaag CGCAAGATGGAGAATCGTGAATACCACGATGCGCAGGAGTTTGCATCAGATGTGCGGTTGATGTTCTCCAACTGCTACAAGTACAACCCTCCTGATCATGACGTGGTGGCCATGGCTCGCAAACTGCAG GATGTCTTTGAATTCAGCTATGCCAAGATGCCCGACGAACCTCTAGATGTCAGCCCACCCTCCACGTCCCTCCCCCAGCCGGGGCTCTTGATGAAGTCCTCCACAGATGAGTCTTCCagcgatgaggaggaggaggaggaggaggaagaggaagaggaggaaggggacGAAGACGAGACTAGCAGCGAGAGCTCTTCTGACAGCGAGGAGAGCTCTGACTCTGAGGAGGAGCGGGCCAATCGCCTGGCGGAGCTCCAGGAGCAG ctGAGGGCCGTGCACGAGCAGCTGGCTGCCCTCTCCCAGGGACCTGTCTCCAAGCCCAAGAAGAAGCGggacaagaaggagaagaagaagaaaaggaagaagtcttcaGAGAAGCACAAGGCCAAAGCTGGAGGCGGCGAAGAGGCCCGCCCTCACCAGGCCCAactcaagaagccccagaaggcgGGAGGCATCAGCAGCAA gaactccAAGAAGGCTGCTGCCTCCAAGGCCCTCCCCCCACCCGTCCCCGTCCTGTACgactctgaggaggaggaggagagcaagcCGATGACCTATGACGAGAAGCGCCAGCTCAGCCTGGACATCAACAAGCTGCCGGGGGAGAAGCTGGGCCGGGTGGTGCACATAATCCAGTCACGGGAGCCCTCCCTGCGCGACTCCAACCCCGAGGAGATTGAGATTGACTTTGAGACGCTCAAGCCTTCCACCCTGCGGGAGCTGGAGCGCTACGTCCTCTCTTGCCTGCGCAAGAAGCCCCGCAAGCCCTACAGCGAGA cCCTGAAGAAGCCGGTGGGCAAGACGAAGGAGGAGCTGGCTCTGGAGAAAAAGCGGGAACTGGAGAAGAGGCTGCAGGACGTCAGTGGGCAGCTGAACTCCGCCAAGAAGCCCCCCAAGAAGG CCCTCGAAAAGCCGGAGTTGGTGCTGCAGCAGCCACAGGCCATCTCAGCCTCCCGCCTCAGCGCCAGTTCCTCGAGCTCCGACTCAAGCAGCTccagttcctcttcctcctcctctgacacCAGCGACTCGGACTCCAGCTAG